One stretch of Actinacidiphila sp. DG2A-62 DNA includes these proteins:
- a CDS encoding right-handed parallel beta-helix repeat-containing protein, which translates to MIRQVLRVSATETGTYRTVSQALAAAPDGAVIAVAPGTYTESLTISRAVTLSGDGTPGSVRLESPMGSTVVVEADAVRLTGLTLHGSDADAAVLDIRRGQTAVENCTVAGDQAWAAVIAWQSGHLAARNCTVTNPGGAGVVVTSPADNTLEDTAARDFGSSAVVVAENGRLTVRGCTVERSGGNGICVNGQGAVTVENTTVADSRKPAVVVEQDARAELMRTTVTSSASLDAYLTSKGMTTLIDCRLTGSGGQSLHIGGGASPRLRGCTLDSAAASGVQVTGGSTPRLEDCAITGTPLAVIVEDGSRAEFHRLRISGAQRTAVQLGGEAAAEFRELSVGDGSAGLRVTGSAQLTLKAGEIEAERGTGLEANEGATVLLTDVRLRATGDWGLAVSGGARIAAADSSVTGAGVLVGTDGEALLRDSEVSGTAGDGARVLGGGTLIATGCRVHEAQGHGVNVQISGRADLTDCLITGNVGDGVRSNSEEPVLVQHCDVSGNGGGQVNRLRSQDGVPASAGAAEPAGEPAPGRTVPRRTGAGWRPAPQARWPNSTPWSAWRA; encoded by the coding sequence GTGATCCGCCAAGTCCTGCGCGTCTCCGCTACCGAGACCGGCACCTACCGCACCGTCTCACAGGCGCTGGCCGCCGCGCCGGACGGCGCGGTGATCGCCGTCGCCCCGGGCACGTACACCGAGTCGCTCACCATCAGCCGGGCGGTCACGCTGTCCGGGGACGGCACGCCCGGCAGCGTACGGCTGGAGTCGCCGATGGGCAGCACGGTCGTGGTCGAGGCCGACGCGGTACGGCTGACCGGCCTGACCCTCCACGGGTCCGACGCCGACGCGGCCGTCCTCGACATCCGCCGCGGGCAGACCGCCGTCGAGAACTGCACCGTGGCCGGCGACCAGGCGTGGGCCGCGGTCATCGCCTGGCAGTCCGGCCACCTGGCCGCCCGGAACTGCACGGTCACCAACCCCGGCGGCGCCGGCGTCGTGGTGACCTCGCCCGCCGACAACACCCTGGAGGACACCGCCGCCCGCGACTTCGGCTCCTCGGCGGTCGTCGTCGCCGAGAACGGCCGCCTGACCGTACGCGGTTGCACCGTCGAACGCTCCGGCGGCAACGGCATCTGCGTCAACGGCCAGGGCGCCGTCACCGTCGAGAACACCACGGTGGCCGACAGCCGCAAGCCCGCGGTCGTCGTGGAGCAGGACGCCAGGGCCGAGCTGATGCGGACCACCGTGACGTCGTCCGCGAGCCTCGACGCGTATCTGACCAGCAAGGGCATGACCACGCTCATCGACTGCCGACTGACCGGCTCGGGCGGGCAGTCGCTGCACATTGGCGGCGGCGCGTCCCCGCGACTGCGCGGCTGCACGTTGGACTCGGCGGCCGCGAGCGGCGTCCAGGTGACCGGCGGTTCCACCCCCCGGCTGGAGGACTGCGCGATCACCGGCACCCCGCTGGCGGTGATCGTCGAGGACGGCAGCCGGGCCGAGTTCCACCGGCTGCGGATCAGCGGCGCGCAGCGGACCGCCGTGCAGCTGGGGGGCGAAGCCGCTGCGGAATTCCGGGAGTTGTCGGTCGGGGACGGGTCGGCCGGGCTGCGCGTGACCGGCTCCGCGCAGCTCACCCTGAAGGCCGGCGAGATCGAGGCCGAGCGCGGCACCGGCCTGGAAGCGAACGAGGGCGCGACCGTGCTCCTCACCGACGTTCGGCTGCGTGCCACGGGCGACTGGGGCCTCGCGGTGTCGGGCGGCGCCCGCATCGCCGCCGCGGACTCCAGCGTCACCGGCGCGGGCGTCCTGGTCGGCACCGACGGCGAGGCGCTGCTGCGCGACAGCGAGGTGTCCGGCACCGCCGGAGACGGCGCCCGGGTCCTGGGCGGCGGCACCCTCATCGCCACCGGCTGCCGGGTGCACGAGGCGCAGGGACACGGCGTCAACGTCCAGATCTCCGGGCGCGCCGACCTCACCGACTGTCTGATCACCGGCAACGTCGGCGACGGCGTGCGCAGCAACTCCGAGGAACCGGTGCTGGTCCAGCACTGCGACGTCAGCGGGAACGGCGGCGGGCAGGTCAACCGGCTGCGCAGCCAGGACGGCGTACCGGCCTCCGCCGGCGCGGCAGAGCCCGCCGGCGAGCCGGCCCCGGGCCGGACAGTGCCGCGGCGAACGGGCGCGGGATGGCGGCCGGCACCACAGGCCCGCTGGCCGAACTCGACGCCCTGGTCGGCCTGGAGAGCGTGA
- the eccD gene encoding type VII secretion integral membrane protein EccD, whose amino-acid sequence MTTAIPAARTPGPYGTEVCRLTIAGPAGRADLAVPVTARVSALLPVLLRHVPADPARPVGTWTLQRLGEPPLDLDATPQTAGLRHGDVLYLRPADDPMPELEFDDASEGVAHVVGARTDRWRPETTRRLFLALACLVLLALAAAVPLAGKGTVVPVLYGVAAVGLGVCCVLDQRWSADRGIAIVTGLGACAFAVLAGLTAADRHSGLTAPRPGGIALGAVCGVLVAAVVLLPTPRVPLAVTGAALFAPALAALTAGLAAATGWDAVRSLSVVALAAFLFGHLAPRTALRLARVRVPQLPHNAAELQEDVEPHSEGSISRRAAAADALLTVFTLSVALLCTADFAVLAFADGWAARAFPLVFSGAVLLRAKGLNGIWQRVPATFSGVLGALSVLLAWTAAAGGTGTRCALLLGVLVAAVLLLVGAWRLPHTRLLPVWGHTADVLEVLSGIALLPLLLQLLHVYARVRHAI is encoded by the coding sequence ATGACCACCGCCATCCCGGCCGCCCGCACCCCGGGTCCGTACGGCACCGAGGTGTGCCGGCTGACCATCGCGGGGCCCGCCGGACGCGCCGACCTGGCCGTGCCGGTCACCGCACGGGTCTCCGCGCTGCTGCCGGTGCTGCTGCGCCACGTCCCCGCCGACCCGGCCCGGCCGGTGGGCACCTGGACGCTGCAACGCCTCGGCGAACCGCCGCTGGACCTCGACGCCACCCCGCAGACCGCCGGACTGCGCCACGGCGACGTCCTGTACCTGCGGCCCGCCGACGACCCGATGCCGGAGCTGGAGTTCGACGACGCCTCCGAGGGCGTCGCGCACGTGGTCGGCGCGCGCACCGACCGCTGGCGCCCGGAGACCACCCGCCGGCTCTTCCTGGCGCTGGCCTGCCTGGTGCTGCTCGCCCTCGCCGCCGCCGTGCCCCTGGCGGGCAAGGGCACGGTCGTGCCGGTGCTGTACGGCGTCGCGGCGGTCGGCCTGGGCGTCTGCTGCGTACTGGACCAGCGGTGGTCGGCCGACCGGGGGATCGCGATCGTCACCGGCCTGGGCGCCTGCGCCTTCGCCGTACTGGCCGGGCTGACCGCGGCCGACCGGCACTCCGGGCTGACCGCGCCGCGGCCCGGCGGCATCGCGCTCGGCGCGGTCTGCGGCGTCCTGGTCGCCGCGGTCGTCCTGCTGCCCACACCGCGGGTGCCGCTCGCCGTGACCGGGGCCGCGCTGTTCGCCCCCGCGCTGGCCGCGCTCACCGCGGGACTGGCCGCCGCCACCGGCTGGGACGCCGTGCGCAGCCTGAGCGTCGTGGCGCTCGCCGCCTTTCTCTTCGGGCACCTCGCGCCGCGTACGGCACTGCGCCTGGCCCGGGTGCGGGTACCCCAACTGCCGCACAACGCGGCCGAACTCCAGGAGGACGTGGAGCCGCACTCGGAGGGGTCGATCAGCCGGCGCGCGGCGGCTGCCGACGCCCTGCTGACGGTGTTCACCCTGTCCGTCGCCCTGCTGTGCACGGCCGACTTCGCGGTGCTCGCCTTCGCCGACGGGTGGGCCGCCCGGGCCTTTCCGCTGGTGTTCTCCGGCGCGGTCCTGCTGCGGGCCAAGGGCCTGAACGGTATCTGGCAGCGCGTGCCGGCCACGTTCTCCGGCGTGCTCGGCGCGCTCTCCGTCCTGCTGGCGTGGACCGCCGCGGCGGGCGGCACCGGCACCCGCTGCGCCCTCCTGCTCGGAGTGCTGGTCGCCGCCGTGCTGCTGCTGGTCGGCGCGTGGCGGCTGCCGCACACCCGGCTGCTGCCGGTGTGGGGGCACACCGCGGACGTGCTGGAGGTGCTGTCGGGGATCGCGCTGCTACCGCTGCTCCTGCAACTGCTGCACGTCTACGCCCGCGTGCGCCACGCGATCTGA
- a CDS encoding helix-turn-helix transcriptional regulator, producing MQQQVLTDTVRVAVHSSDELTRAGLVSYLRYDRRLSLAETAREADVTVVAAEVANASTLGLLHRLAEDAGAEPGGLNFVVVVGRRWEADVSAAVDRGVRAVLPRGSFAATEFAQTLISVAQGGGSLPAPLQGALMEQIRVIQREVLAPRGLSASGVSAREVDVLRLLAEGCELADIADRLRFSERTIKYVLYGLMKRLELRNRTHAVSYAIRTGLI from the coding sequence ATGCAACAGCAAGTGCTCACCGACACCGTGCGGGTGGCGGTTCACTCGTCCGACGAGCTGACGCGTGCCGGGCTGGTCAGCTACCTGCGGTACGACCGCCGGCTGTCGCTCGCGGAAACCGCGAGAGAGGCGGACGTCACGGTGGTGGCTGCCGAGGTCGCCAACGCCTCCACTCTGGGGCTGCTGCACCGCCTCGCGGAGGACGCAGGGGCCGAGCCGGGCGGTCTGAACTTCGTGGTGGTGGTCGGCCGGCGCTGGGAGGCCGACGTGTCGGCGGCCGTCGACCGCGGAGTGCGCGCGGTGCTGCCGCGGGGCTCCTTCGCCGCCACCGAGTTCGCCCAGACGCTGATCTCCGTGGCGCAGGGCGGTGGCAGCCTCCCCGCGCCGTTGCAGGGCGCGTTGATGGAGCAGATCCGGGTGATCCAGCGCGAGGTGCTCGCGCCCCGCGGGCTGAGCGCCTCCGGGGTGAGCGCCCGTGAGGTGGACGTGCTGCGGCTGCTCGCCGAGGGCTGCGAACTGGCGGACATAGCGGACCGGCTGCGCTTCTCCGAACGCACCATCAAGTACGTGCTCTACGGGCTGATGAAGCGGCTGGAACTGCGCAACCGCACGCACGCGGTGTCGTACGCCATCCGCACCGGCCTCATCTGA
- a CDS encoding AAA family ATPase, producing MPSYGMTSTGRRDPAVPGLRRPGRTRPAVDARGRRGDEHCRGRAAGRRWAGAGADSGDTLIGRDRESAVIDRGLADPDGPRVVFVVGERGAGRTAFLRAAARRHGAAGGTVLPVDCVPGDGLRPYLLALRLVRTLEQHRPAPGGPRRTGDPVAEMTAAVEHDDRAAAAEALTEALAHAAPALVVVDDVQYADRASVDLLGALDMARAAPGVRLVLSLLRPGGAAGRRRAPGGGDAAGLLPGCHPAARVIELAPLARAEVAALLARRLPAVPDSALIRLVHYTSRGLPAAVDILLAEWARHGEVLTAGRPALLYGGRVLPAAPRDNRFTEALRALGEPAEKVASGLSVLWPLGSAVCALIAEVYGLPAADVRAGLRELLDAGIVEELPVREDGATRGWTFRVPLTKHAVRERLGPLERGRLAAAAVQALWAAGDRTGGESAAGGEPVSGGESAAGGGDGLAGGSADAEPAAHVVAEADAGTYLPDRIVKAGPLIDTERAVAELVAATERMGRGPGRRFTLQWLKAAAQLAGETTTRDELLLARALRATVEADHRSVRGAVGELLQSAAGRGGPGEEQLQMGICALAGSTSGAGLFPELSHMTEARWWWPLGLPPAAVALGRALALCCLGRWRAAEEVLGQPEAQWSAGAAGVLAEVCRGVAELVLGRPERFRRSLTLPEIGGLSEQGRQMVTLIQVQQLLNSGDLREAAGLLAARGMTVEETPAHLRFQWRRLEGRWDEAMGHLRWLRANGHPVASGLHIHLYPERATVILLARGRIGATRRLIADIREGLAPLADPRHLLDRAEAEVARTLGDPAEAVRVLRRGLETARTHGEVFATDELLAELVGLLVQAGDLPGAAQCVRQLEEIAARTESGRSRLLWLVASARLHAADDPDAAGKHLTDAVALARSREQPFETATTLLAAARLGEKPASLLTEAYELFGQVGAPLWRFQARTDMRRAKVPVPDHDQAMAEGDRLLATLVSEGLRNRQIAAALGLSPDAVANRLTRLFARTGARSRTELVTAVLRRSMPAADW from the coding sequence ATGCCTTCGTATGGGATGACCTCGACGGGTCGCCGTGACCCGGCGGTTCCCGGCCTTCGCCGGCCGGGGCGTACCCGACCGGCCGTCGACGCCCGGGGGAGGCGTGGTGACGAGCACTGCCGCGGTCGAGCCGCCGGCCGGCGGTGGGCCGGGGCGGGCGCCGACAGCGGCGACACCCTCATCGGCCGGGACCGGGAGTCGGCCGTCATCGACCGCGGCCTGGCCGATCCTGACGGGCCACGCGTCGTCTTCGTGGTCGGCGAACGCGGCGCCGGGCGGACCGCCTTCCTGCGGGCCGCCGCCCGCAGGCACGGCGCGGCAGGCGGCACGGTGCTCCCGGTGGACTGCGTGCCCGGGGACGGCCTGCGGCCTTACCTGCTGGCCCTGCGGCTGGTCAGGACGCTGGAGCAGCACCGGCCCGCCCCGGGCGGGCCGCGGCGCACGGGTGACCCGGTCGCGGAGATGACCGCCGCCGTCGAGCACGACGACCGGGCGGCGGCGGCCGAGGCGCTCACCGAGGCGCTCGCTCATGCCGCGCCGGCGCTCGTCGTCGTGGACGACGTGCAGTACGCGGACCGCGCGTCCGTCGATCTGCTCGGCGCGCTCGACATGGCGCGGGCCGCGCCGGGCGTGCGCCTCGTGCTGTCCCTGCTCCGGCCCGGCGGGGCGGCGGGCCGGAGGCGGGCGCCGGGCGGCGGCGACGCGGCCGGACTGCTGCCGGGCTGCCACCCCGCCGCTCGGGTCATCGAGCTGGCGCCGCTGGCCCGGGCCGAGGTGGCCGCCCTGCTGGCGCGGCGGTTGCCGGCGGTCCCCGACTCCGCGCTGATCAGGTTGGTGCACTACACGAGCCGGGGTCTTCCCGCCGCGGTCGACATCCTGCTGGCCGAGTGGGCCCGGCACGGCGAAGTCCTGACCGCCGGGAGGCCGGCGCTGCTGTACGGCGGCAGGGTGCTGCCGGCCGCGCCGCGGGACAACCGTTTCACCGAGGCGCTGCGGGCGCTGGGCGAGCCGGCGGAGAAGGTGGCGTCGGGGCTGAGCGTGCTGTGGCCGCTGGGCTCGGCGGTGTGCGCGCTGATCGCCGAGGTCTACGGACTGCCGGCGGCGGACGTGCGGGCCGGGCTGCGCGAGCTGCTGGACGCCGGGATCGTCGAGGAGCTGCCGGTGCGCGAGGACGGCGCCACCCGCGGCTGGACGTTCAGGGTCCCGCTCACCAAGCACGCCGTACGGGAGCGGCTCGGACCGCTGGAACGGGGCCGCCTGGCCGCGGCGGCGGTGCAGGCGCTGTGGGCGGCCGGGGACCGTACGGGCGGTGAATCCGCGGCCGGCGGTGAACCCGTGTCCGGCGGTGAATCCGCGGCCGGCGGTGGGGACGGGCTGGCCGGCGGGAGCGCTGATGCGGAACCGGCCGCCCATGTCGTGGCGGAGGCGGACGCGGGCACCTACCTGCCGGACCGGATCGTCAAGGCCGGCCCGCTGATCGACACCGAGCGGGCGGTGGCGGAACTCGTCGCCGCCACCGAGCGGATGGGCCGAGGCCCCGGGCGGCGCTTCACACTCCAGTGGCTCAAGGCGGCCGCGCAGCTGGCCGGCGAGACCACCACCCGCGACGAGCTGCTGCTCGCACGGGCCCTGCGCGCCACCGTGGAGGCCGACCACCGCAGCGTCCGGGGAGCCGTCGGGGAACTGCTGCAGTCGGCCGCGGGGCGCGGGGGTCCCGGCGAGGAGCAGCTCCAGATGGGCATCTGCGCGCTGGCGGGGTCGACCTCCGGCGCGGGCCTCTTCCCGGAGCTGTCGCACATGACCGAGGCGCGCTGGTGGTGGCCGCTCGGGCTGCCGCCGGCGGCCGTGGCGCTGGGCCGCGCGCTGGCGTTGTGCTGTCTGGGCCGGTGGCGGGCGGCCGAGGAAGTCCTCGGGCAGCCGGAAGCACAGTGGAGTGCGGGTGCGGCCGGCGTGCTGGCGGAGGTCTGCCGGGGCGTGGCCGAACTGGTGCTGGGCCGGCCGGAGAGGTTCCGGCGCAGCCTCACCCTGCCGGAGATCGGCGGCCTGAGCGAGCAGGGCCGGCAGATGGTGACGCTGATCCAGGTGCAACAGCTCCTCAACTCCGGCGACCTGCGGGAAGCGGCGGGCCTGCTGGCCGCCCGGGGGATGACCGTCGAGGAGACGCCGGCCCATCTCAGGTTCCAGTGGCGTCGGCTGGAGGGCCGCTGGGACGAGGCGATGGGGCATCTGCGCTGGCTGAGGGCGAACGGCCATCCGGTCGCGTCCGGTCTGCACATCCATCTCTATCCCGAGCGTGCCACGGTGATACTCCTGGCCCGCGGCCGGATCGGCGCCACCCGGCGGCTGATCGCCGACATCCGCGAGGGCCTGGCCCCGCTGGCCGATCCGCGCCACCTGCTGGACCGCGCGGAGGCCGAGGTGGCGCGGACCCTCGGCGACCCGGCGGAGGCCGTACGGGTGCTGCGCCGCGGCCTGGAGACCGCCCGGACCCACGGCGAGGTCTTCGCGACCGACGAACTCCTGGCCGAACTGGTCGGGTTGCTCGTCCAGGCGGGGGACCTTCCGGGTGCGGCGCAGTGCGTGCGACAGCTGGAGGAGATCGCGGCGCGGACGGAGAGCGGGCGGAGCCGCCTGCTGTGGCTGGTGGCCTCCGCCCGGCTGCACGCGGCGGACGACCCGGATGCGGCGGGCAAGCACCTGACGGACGCCGTCGCGCTGGCCCGCAGCCGGGAGCAGCCGTTCGAGACCGCGACGACGCTGCTGGCCGCCGCGCGGCTCGGCGAGAAGCCGGCATCACTGCTGACCGAGGCGTACGAGCTCTTCGGCCAGGTCGGCGCCCCGTTGTGGCGCTTCCAGGCGCGGACCGACATGCGGCGGGCCAAAGTGCCGGTGCCCGACCACGACCAGGCCATGGCGGAGGGCGACCGACTGCTGGCCACCCTGGTCTCCGAAGGGCTGAGGAACCGCCAGATCGCCGCGGCGCTCGGGCTCAGCCCGGACGCCGTCGCCAACCGGCTGACCCGGCTGTTCGCCCGCACCGGAGCGCGGTCGCGTACCGAACTGGTCACGGCCGTGCTGCGCAGGAGCATGCCGGCGGCGGACTGGTGA
- a CDS encoding RICIN domain-containing protein, which yields MSSSEQREPVGGAEPAGTPAGAPRPETPRQGGDAAAPPGGGVGVGTAVRSLLRRPRAEVSRRPDPGSPAIWDRDDHVLPAPVTGPSGPGGGSTPPGRPTRTVVWAAVCGVALLSVPFVVVAAGSHGDKPHGAAHTTLADDDRPAPAVPGTVAAPLPPSPSPTASSTRKPPHKPSRKPSLAPSPSVAHVAGRAAPHTKAAPPPVRTPAPHKPTFAEVFGGANRVLLKNLATGMCADLPQYGKGSVGGVIDQYDCQAGAADNQEWDLKVVGGPKGPGGARLFTISNDADHLCMDIPWYGVEPVGTRVTEYTCDATTDDNQLWYLAPGQGSHYRIRNYVSGSMCLGVAGGAGTPHGVSLIVETCKTTSDDWAMTTG from the coding sequence GTGTCGTCGTCCGAGCAGCGAGAGCCCGTCGGCGGCGCCGAGCCCGCGGGAACCCCGGCCGGCGCGCCGCGTCCGGAGACACCCCGGCAGGGCGGCGACGCGGCGGCCCCGCCCGGCGGCGGTGTCGGCGTCGGCACCGCGGTCCGTTCGCTGTTGCGGCGCCCACGGGCGGAGGTGAGCCGGCGGCCGGACCCCGGCTCGCCCGCGATATGGGACCGCGACGACCACGTCCTGCCCGCCCCGGTCACCGGACCGTCCGGGCCCGGCGGCGGCTCGACACCGCCCGGCCGGCCCACGCGTACCGTCGTATGGGCCGCCGTCTGCGGCGTGGCCCTGCTGTCCGTGCCTTTCGTCGTGGTCGCCGCCGGCTCGCACGGCGACAAGCCGCACGGCGCCGCGCACACCACGCTCGCCGACGACGACCGGCCGGCGCCCGCCGTCCCCGGCACCGTGGCGGCCCCGCTCCCGCCGTCGCCCTCCCCCACGGCCTCGTCCACCCGCAAGCCGCCGCACAAGCCGTCGCGCAAGCCGTCGCTCGCGCCCTCGCCGTCCGTCGCACACGTCGCCGGCCGCGCCGCGCCGCACACCAAGGCGGCCCCGCCCCCGGTGCGGACGCCCGCGCCCCACAAGCCCACCTTCGCCGAGGTGTTCGGCGGCGCGAACCGCGTCCTGCTGAAGAACCTCGCGACCGGCATGTGCGCGGACCTGCCCCAGTACGGCAAGGGCAGCGTCGGCGGGGTGATCGACCAGTACGACTGCCAGGCCGGCGCCGCCGACAACCAGGAGTGGGACCTGAAGGTCGTCGGCGGCCCCAAGGGCCCGGGCGGCGCGCGCCTGTTCACCATCAGCAACGACGCCGACCACCTGTGCATGGACATCCCGTGGTACGGCGTCGAGCCGGTCGGCACCAGGGTGACGGAGTACACCTGCGACGCCACCACGGACGACAACCAGCTCTGGTACCTGGCGCCCGGGCAGGGCAGCCACTACCGCATCCGCAACTACGTCTCCGGCAGCATGTGCCTGGGGGTGGCCGGCGGCGCGGGGACCCCGCACGGAGTGAGCCTGATCGTGGAGACGTGCAAGACCACGTCGGACGACTGGGCCATGACCACCGGCTGA
- a CDS encoding LuxR family transcriptional regulator, whose amino-acid sequence MGALADKAPEPWLAAAVEEAHELGVRHIERSPLGHWARTRGLGLSAPRRRTAGGGAGELDLRLVELVSEGATNRQIALRLACSEKTVEQRLTRLFRRTGCRSRSELAAARLDGRLDWLGLPPDSRGR is encoded by the coding sequence ATGGGGGCCCTGGCCGACAAGGCTCCGGAGCCGTGGCTGGCCGCCGCGGTGGAGGAGGCCCACGAGCTGGGCGTCCGGCACATCGAGCGGTCCCCGCTCGGGCACTGGGCGCGGACGCGAGGGCTGGGCCTTTCGGCGCCCAGGCGGCGCACCGCCGGTGGGGGAGCGGGCGAACTGGACCTGCGCCTGGTCGAGTTGGTCAGCGAGGGCGCGACGAACCGGCAGATCGCCCTGCGGCTGGCATGCAGCGAGAAGACGGTGGAGCAGCGCCTGACCCGGCTGTTCCGGCGGACCGGCTGCCGCTCGCGGTCGGAACTCGCGGCGGCCCGGCTGGACGGTCGCCTCGACTGGCTCGGGCTGCCGCCGGACTCGCGGGGGCGATGA